From the genome of uncultured Methanobacterium sp., one region includes:
- a CDS encoding right-handed parallel beta-helix repeat-containing protein, producing the protein MAAVIPLGTVFCEPVSAATYNVTSSMTNSDIQTIINYCNAGDTLNFLAGVYNNISLTITKVSVNLVGLGAILNSNVDSTIITISGTNASGTNITGFTMNGVDSNTGSYGINASKTSRINIENNTFNNLVRGIYFNNVNESSIKSNGIYNNTELNPSYGIYITDTGSTSSKNNILIDKNIIYNSPGGVHIEGSGFTITNNQIDGCYGYLNGIDGSYVFSSLIKNNTISNIDDGININHQYQNLTVVGNSISNMTSASYGNHDGISLVNRGAMETATNTLVANNSIVNVYYGIFIGGNFNGTISGNTIHDILLTGINITGKGTPVDGTLSATIANNTINDPVIGIAMENHNVKYLNIDNNTLNIREDGKYSVQYNQYYLNNGIVTVGNGNDFNKPQNFIVASTMNNTYVQSLINSARVGDTVTFLTGTYNNMALTISKALNLEGNGAVLKGTGTSSIISVTGSDASGTTITGFTVANATGAAGISVDSANNVNIINNTATGNVVGIQLINTGNSVLINNKVDSNGWVGVLVRNGTGNTVDSNLVSNNQEGVVLQGSSDDNHVTHNVIKNNTWNGVLITDNSDNNTVSENSEISGNNIGVSVSGSSGNTIEGNNVTENHWAGVATYNSSKNTIKDNKISNNQEGVVLQGSSDDNHVVHNVIKDNAWNGVLVPDAISTGNQVVNNTEISGNDVGVKMYYSSGNTVQGNNVSGNSWAGIWLYNTTNTSVNSNTVSNNQEGVVLQSYSTDNLVTGNTIKNNTWNGILIPDATSTGNQILNNTEISGNNVGIDLFNAIGNFVQGNNVTVNKWAGIWVYNGVNNAINNVNTVSNNPEGVFIENSSNITVSGNTLVNNLRNGVYISNSSQVQVTGNLNISGNQVGVGLVGSFGNQITNNNVSGNSWLGIWANNAHDSTISANLISGNGEEGVLIENGAYGITVSQNTIQNNTAHGIIIIGASSNTIGNNTQISGNNIGILLQNANGNNITSNLVNKNTWMGVCLLDTSLDNQILSNNITENPIGVRVDTDSSTNTVNSNSITGSSQYGLTYAGTSNTLNATNNWWGSNDNPSAQIQGNVNYTPWTTH; encoded by the coding sequence ATGGCTGCAGTTATCCCTTTAGGGACTGTATTTTGTGAGCCGGTGTCTGCTGCAACTTACAATGTTACTTCATCCATGACAAATAGTGATATTCAAACTATAATTAACTACTGTAATGCGGGAGATACCCTGAATTTCCTGGCAGGAGTCTACAACAATATTTCGTTAACCATAACTAAAGTCTCAGTTAATCTGGTAGGATTAGGTGCTATTTTAAACAGTAATGTTGATTCAACAATTATCACCATTAGCGGTACTAATGCCTCTGGAACCAACATCACCGGATTTACCATGAATGGAGTGGACTCCAACACTGGCAGTTATGGTATCAACGCAAGCAAAACATCGCGTATCAATATTGAAAACAACACATTTAACAACCTGGTACGGGGCATTTACTTTAACAATGTCAATGAAAGCTCCATAAAATCAAATGGAATCTACAATAACACTGAGCTAAACCCCAGCTATGGAATTTACATCACAGACACGGGTTCCACATCCAGTAAAAATAACATCCTTATAGACAAAAACATAATATACAACAGCCCCGGTGGAGTGCATATAGAAGGATCCGGGTTTACTATAACCAATAACCAGATCGATGGCTGTTACGGTTATTTAAACGGTATAGATGGATCTTACGTTTTCAGTAGCCTCATAAAAAATAATACCATCTCCAATATTGATGATGGGATCAACATCAATCACCAGTACCAGAACCTGACCGTTGTTGGTAATTCCATCAGCAACATGACCTCTGCTTCCTATGGTAATCACGATGGTATCTCCCTGGTTAACAGGGGTGCCATGGAAACTGCCACCAACACCCTGGTGGCTAACAATTCCATAGTTAATGTATATTACGGTATATTCATTGGAGGAAACTTTAACGGCACTATTTCTGGAAACACTATCCATGACATCCTTTTAACCGGGATAAATATAACTGGAAAGGGTACTCCAGTTGATGGCACATTATCTGCCACTATCGCCAACAACACCATCAATGATCCGGTTATAGGCATAGCTATGGAAAACCACAATGTAAAATACCTTAACATAGATAATAACACCCTAAACATACGTGAAGATGGAAAATACAGTGTACAATACAACCAGTACTATTTAAACAATGGAATTGTAACGGTTGGCAATGGAAATGATTTTAACAAGCCACAGAATTTCATTGTTGCTTCCACAATGAACAACACCTATGTCCAGTCTTTAATAAACTCTGCAAGAGTAGGGGACACTGTAACTTTCCTTACTGGGACTTACAACAACATGGCATTGACAATTTCTAAAGCTTTAAACCTTGAGGGTAACGGTGCTGTTTTGAAAGGTACTGGAACTTCTTCCATAATCAGCGTCACTGGTTCAGATGCATCTGGAACCACCATAACCGGATTCACAGTTGCTAACGCAACCGGGGCAGCAGGAATAAGTGTTGACTCTGCGAACAATGTTAACATTATAAACAACACCGCAACTGGCAATGTTGTGGGAATACAGCTCATCAACACAGGGAATAGTGTATTAATCAATAACAAAGTTGATTCTAATGGTTGGGTTGGTGTGTTGGTGCGTAATGGTACTGGGAATACTGTTGATTCCAACTTAGTGTCTAACAATCAGGAGGGTGTTGTGCTGCAGGGTTCTTCTGATGATAATCATGTGACTCATAATGTGATTAAGAATAATACTTGGAATGGTGTGCTCATCACGGATAACTCGGATAATAACACTGTTTCTGAAAATTCTGAGATTTCTGGGAACAATATTGGTGTAAGTGTGTCTGGTTCCTCAGGAAACACCATTGAAGGAAACAATGTCACTGAAAACCATTGGGCAGGAGTAGCCACATACAACTCCTCAAAAAACACGATAAAAGACAACAAAATCTCTAATAACCAGGAAGGAGTAGTACTGCAGGGATCTTCTGATGATAATCATGTGGTTCATAATGTGATTAAGGATAACGCTTGGAATGGTGTTCTTGTACCGGATGCTATTAGTACTGGTAATCAGGTTGTGAATAATACTGAGATTTCTGGAAATGATGTTGGTGTTAAGATGTATTATTCAAGCGGAAACACGGTACAGGGTAATAATGTTTCTGGGAACAGTTGGGCTGGAATCTGGCTTTACAATACCACAAACACCTCTGTAAATAGTAACACAGTTTCCAACAACCAGGAAGGTGTTGTGCTGCAAAGTTACTCCACTGACAACCTTGTGACGGGCAATACCATTAAGAATAACACCTGGAATGGAATTCTCATACCGGATGCAACTAGTACTGGTAATCAGATTTTGAATAACACTGAGATTTCTGGAAATAACGTTGGAATAGACTTATTCAATGCTATTGGAAACTTTGTCCAGGGTAACAACGTTACTGTGAATAAATGGGCTGGTATTTGGGTTTATAATGGTGTAAACAACGCAATAAACAATGTAAACACGGTTTCAAATAATCCTGAAGGTGTATTCATTGAAAACAGTTCAAATATAACTGTGAGTGGTAATACTTTGGTGAATAACCTCCGGAATGGGGTTTATATTTCCAACAGTTCCCAGGTTCAAGTTACAGGTAATCTTAATATTTCTGGTAATCAGGTAGGTGTAGGATTGGTTGGTTCATTTGGTAATCAGATAACTAATAACAATGTCTCTGGTAACAGTTGGTTGGGAATTTGGGCTAATAATGCTCATGATTCAACTATAAGTGCTAATCTGATATCTGGTAATGGTGAAGAGGGTGTTTTGATTGAAAATGGTGCTTATGGTATCACTGTGAGTCAGAATACTATTCAGAACAACACTGCACACGGAATAATAATTATTGGTGCAAGTAGCAATACTATCGGCAACAATACGCAGATTTCTGGAAATAACATTGGTATTCTTCTTCAAAATGCCAATGGAAACAACATAACCAGTAATTTAGTCAACAAAAACACCTGGATGGGAGTATGTCTCCTGGATACATCTTTGGACAATCAGATTTTGTCAAATAACATCACTGAGAACCCTATTGGAGTGCGTGTTGATACGGACAGTTCTACTAACACAGTGAACAGTAACAGCATCACTGGTAGTAGTCAGTATGGTTTAACCTATGCTGGAACCAGTAACACACTCAACGCCACCAATAACTGGTGGGGATCCAATGATAACCCCAGTGCACAGATACAGGGAAACGTAAACTACACACCATGGACCACACATTAA